Proteins from a single region of Diaphorobacter limosus:
- a CDS encoding ATP-binding cassette domain-containing protein, whose amino-acid sequence MSTTKSIAVGAISTRATGQNDSNSPLLRVQDLRRDYPLPRTSLLGPRPQVHALRGVSLDIHAGRSLGVVGESGSGKSTLARLVMALDTPSAGSVELLGRDLHRLTACELRAARRDLQMVFQDPYGSLDPRQTVETIVTEPLQALANATKAELRERAAEVLAQVGLRAGDAHKYPHEFSGGQRQRIAIARALITRPRLIVADEPVSALDVSVQAQVLNLLQDLQERHGVSYLLISHDLAVVQQLCDEVLVLYQGQVVERGAPQALFTQPRHPYTQALVAAVPRMDLL is encoded by the coding sequence ATGAGCACCACAAAATCAATAGCTGTTGGCGCAATATCCACGCGCGCTACAGGCCAAAATGACTCAAATAGTCCGCTGCTGCGCGTGCAAGACCTGCGGCGCGACTACCCGCTGCCGCGCACCAGTCTGCTAGGGCCGCGCCCCCAGGTGCACGCGCTGCGCGGCGTGAGCCTTGACATCCACGCCGGGCGCAGCCTGGGCGTGGTGGGCGAGTCGGGCTCGGGCAAGTCCACGCTGGCGCGGCTGGTGATGGCGCTCGACACGCCCAGCGCCGGCAGCGTGGAGCTGCTGGGCCGCGACCTGCACCGCCTGACCGCGTGCGAACTGCGTGCCGCGCGGCGCGACCTGCAGATGGTGTTTCAGGACCCCTACGGCTCGCTGGACCCGCGCCAGACGGTGGAGACCATAGTCACCGAGCCGCTGCAGGCGCTGGCCAACGCCACAAAGGCCGAGCTGCGCGAGCGCGCCGCCGAGGTGCTGGCCCAGGTCGGCCTGCGCGCGGGCGACGCGCACAAGTACCCGCATGAATTTTCCGGCGGCCAGCGCCAGCGCATCGCCATCGCCCGCGCCCTGATCACGCGCCCGCGCCTGATCGTCGCCGACGAGCCGGTGAGCGCGCTCGACGTCTCGGTGCAGGCCCAGGTATTGAATTTGCTGCAGGATCTGCAGGAGCGCCATGGCGTGAGCTATCTGCTGATCAGCCACGACCTGGCGGTGGTGCAGCAGCTGTGCGACGAAGTGCTGGTGCTGTACCAGGGCCAGGTAGTGGAGCGCGGCGCGCCCCAGGCGCTGTTCACCCAGCCGCGGCACCCCTATACCCAGGCCCTGGTGGCGGCCGTGCCGCGCATGGACTTGCTGTAG
- a CDS encoding ABC transporter ATP-binding protein — MMASATPLLEVQNLAITLQTQRGAVRAVHDLGFTLARGETVGLIGESGCGKSLTALALMGLLPDGASVRGSIRFDGQELLAMPDKTLCQLRGNRMAMVFQEPMSALNPVHSIGRQVAEPLRLHQGLSARQARTQAMELLERVGIARAAERLDAYPHQFSGGQRQRITIAMALACGPDLLIADEPTTALDVTVQRQILELLAGLVAERGMALILISHDLGVIAQSVARTLVMYGGTVVESGPTRAVFGAMAHPYTQGLFAARPRLGTARVAGERLPTIAGSVPDLADLPAGCPFAGRCPRTLDACHAALPPAVALGAGHEARCIRLGEP; from the coding sequence ATGATGGCCAGCGCAACACCACTGCTAGAGGTGCAAAACCTCGCCATCACCCTGCAAACACAGCGCGGCGCGGTGCGCGCCGTGCATGACCTGGGTTTCACGCTGGCGCGCGGCGAGACCGTGGGGCTGATAGGCGAATCGGGCTGCGGCAAATCCCTCACCGCACTGGCCCTGATGGGCCTGCTGCCCGATGGCGCCAGCGTGCGGGGCAGCATCCGCTTTGACGGCCAGGAGCTGCTGGCCATGCCCGACAAGACGCTGTGCCAGCTGCGCGGCAACCGCATGGCCATGGTGTTTCAGGAGCCGATGAGCGCGCTCAACCCCGTGCACAGCATTGGCCGCCAGGTGGCGGAGCCGCTGCGCCTGCACCAGGGCCTGTCGGCCAGGCAGGCGCGCACCCAGGCCATGGAGCTGCTGGAGCGCGTGGGCATTGCCCGGGCGGCCGAGCGCCTGGACGCCTACCCGCACCAGTTCTCGGGCGGGCAGCGCCAGCGCATCACCATCGCCATGGCGCTGGCCTGCGGGCCCGACCTACTCATCGCCGACGAGCCCACGACAGCGCTGGACGTGACCGTGCAGCGCCAGATCCTGGAGCTGCTCGCCGGCCTGGTGGCCGAGCGCGGCATGGCACTGATATTGATCTCGCACGACCTGGGCGTGATCGCGCAGAGCGTGGCGCGCACGCTGGTGATGTACGGCGGCACCGTCGTCGAGTCCGGCCCCACGCGCGCCGTTTTTGGCGCAATGGCCCACCCCTACACCCAGGGCCTGTTCGCCGCCCGTCCCCGGCTGGGCACGGCGCGCGTGGCCGGCGAGCGCCTGCCGACCATCGCCGGCAGCGTGCCCGATCTGGCCGACCTGCCCGCGGGCTGCCCGTTTGCCGGGCGCTGCCCGCGCACCCTGGACGCTTGCCACGCCGCCCTGCCCCCGGCCGTGGCCCTGGGCGCGGGCCATGAGGCGCGCTGCATACGCCTGGGGGAGCCATGA
- a CDS encoding ABC transporter permease, translating to MSTALLPGFWHRALRQRSFVIGALLTALLLAAAALSLVWTPWPPYDMAMDATLQPPGAAHWLGTDAYGRDITSLLLVGARSSILVGVIAVGIGLSLGAALGLLSAARGGWVEEAIMRLADFTFAFPALLLAIMLTAVFGPGIVNAIIAIGIFYIPTFARVTRASARAVWARDYILAARACGKGPWRITLEHVLPNIASVLIVQATIQFALAILAEAALSYLGLGTQPPQPSWGRMLAEAQTLMFQAPLLALWPGVAIALAVLGLNLLGDGLRDLLDPRLARQR from the coding sequence GTGAGCACCGCCCTCCTGCCCGGCTTCTGGCACCGCGCGCTGCGTCAGCGCAGCTTCGTGATCGGCGCGCTGCTGACGGCGCTGCTGCTGGCCGCCGCCGCCCTGTCCCTGGTCTGGACGCCCTGGCCGCCCTACGACATGGCCATGGACGCAACCCTGCAGCCGCCCGGCGCCGCGCACTGGCTGGGCACCGACGCCTACGGCCGCGACATCACCTCGCTGCTGCTGGTGGGCGCGCGCAGCTCCATCCTGGTCGGCGTGATCGCCGTGGGCATAGGCCTGTCACTGGGCGCGGCGCTGGGCCTGCTGTCGGCCGCGCGCGGCGGCTGGGTGGAGGAGGCCATCATGCGCCTGGCAGACTTCACCTTTGCCTTTCCAGCCCTGCTGCTGGCCATCATGCTCACGGCCGTGTTCGGCCCGGGCATCGTCAACGCCATCATCGCCATCGGCATCTTCTACATACCGACGTTCGCGCGCGTCACGCGCGCCTCGGCCCGGGCCGTCTGGGCGCGCGACTACATATTGGCGGCGCGCGCCTGCGGCAAGGGGCCGTGGCGCATCACGCTCGAGCATGTGCTGCCCAACATCGCCTCGGTGCTGATCGTGCAGGCCACGATCCAGTTCGCGCTGGCCATCCTCGCCGAGGCGGCACTTTCGTACCTGGGCCTGGGCACGCAGCCGCCCCAGCCGTCCTGGGGGCGCATGCTGGCCGAGGCCCAGACGCTGATGTTTCAGGCGCCGCTGCTGGCCTTGTGGCCGGGTGTGGCGATTGCGCTGGCCGTGCTCGGCCTGAACCTGCTGGGCGACGGCCTGCGCGACCTGCTGGACCCGCGCCTGGCGCGACAAAGATGA
- a CDS encoding ABC transporter permease — protein MTWFVLQRLLTLIATLLGASAVVFWVLEVLPGNAAQVLLGPDAAPEAVAALAAQLGLDQPALTRYGQWIAGLLTGSLGESHAYGAPVFDLIVERLQLTIPLALLAMAITCALALAAGLYAAARHGRLGDWGVMGLAQIGIAIPNFWFAILLILLFSVQLQWFSAGGFPGWTEEAGGGVLPALQALLLPAVALAVVQAAILARITRSAVLDVLREDFVRTARAKGLSRRAALWRHVLRNAMIPVVTVMGLQFANLLAGTIVVENVFYLPGLGRLIFQSIANRDLVVVRNCVMLLAAMVVLVNFVVDLLYAAIDPRVKVHGL, from the coding sequence ATGACCTGGTTCGTCCTGCAACGCCTGCTGACCCTGATCGCCACGCTGTTGGGCGCCTCGGCCGTGGTCTTCTGGGTGCTGGAGGTGCTGCCCGGCAACGCCGCCCAGGTGCTGCTGGGCCCCGACGCCGCGCCCGAGGCCGTGGCCGCCCTGGCCGCGCAACTGGGGCTGGATCAGCCGGCCCTCACGCGTTACGGCCAGTGGATCGCCGGCCTGCTGACCGGCAGCCTGGGCGAGAGCCACGCCTACGGCGCGCCGGTGTTCGATCTCATCGTCGAGCGCCTGCAGCTGACCATTCCGCTGGCCCTGCTGGCCATGGCCATCACCTGCGCCCTGGCCCTGGCCGCCGGCCTGTACGCGGCCGCGCGCCACGGCCGCCTGGGCGACTGGGGCGTGATGGGCCTGGCGCAGATCGGCATTGCCATTCCCAACTTCTGGTTCGCCATCCTGCTGATCCTGCTGTTCTCGGTGCAGCTGCAGTGGTTCTCGGCCGGCGGCTTTCCGGGCTGGACCGAAGAGGCCGGCGGCGGCGTGCTGCCGGCGCTGCAGGCCCTGCTGCTGCCGGCCGTGGCGCTGGCGGTGGTGCAGGCGGCGATCCTGGCGCGCATCACGCGCTCGGCCGTGCTCGACGTGCTGCGCGAGGACTTCGTGCGCACCGCGCGCGCCAAGGGCCTGTCCCGGCGCGCGGCCCTGTGGCGCCATGTGCTGCGCAACGCCATGATCCCCGTGGTCACGGTGATGGGCCTGCAGTTCGCCAACCTGCTGGCCGGCACCATCGTGGTCGAGAACGTGTTCTACCTGCCCGGCCTGGGGCGGCTGATCTTCCAGTCGATTGCCAACCGCGACCTGGTGGTGGTGCGCAACTGCGTGATGCTGCTGGCGGCCATGGTGGTGCTGGTCAACTTCGTCGTCGATCTGCTCTACGCGGCCATAGACCCGCGCGTGAAGGTTCACGGACTGTGA
- the pth gene encoding aminoacyl-tRNA hydrolase, translated as MIKLFVGLGNPGPEYEATRHNAGFWWIDALARELKLTLVPERAYHGLMARTSIAGHSVWLLQPQTFMNLSGKSVAALARFFKIQPEEILVVHDELDLSPGQAKLKRGGSHAGHNGLRDIHAQLGSSDYWRLRIGIGHPGVKGEVIHWVLKKPAPDQRQLIEDSIAHSLKAYPTMLAGDMDKATLLVHTTKPPRPKPPRPSAAPDGAV; from the coding sequence ATGATCAAACTGTTTGTGGGCCTGGGCAACCCTGGCCCGGAATACGAGGCCACGCGCCACAACGCCGGCTTTTGGTGGATAGATGCACTGGCGCGCGAGCTGAAGCTGACGCTGGTGCCCGAGCGCGCCTACCACGGCCTGATGGCGCGCACCAGCATCGCCGGCCACAGCGTCTGGCTGCTGCAGCCGCAGACCTTCATGAACCTGTCGGGCAAGTCGGTGGCGGCGCTGGCGCGCTTCTTCAAGATCCAGCCCGAGGAGATCCTCGTCGTCCATGACGAGCTGGACTTGTCACCCGGCCAGGCCAAGCTCAAGCGCGGCGGCAGCCACGCCGGCCACAACGGCCTGCGCGACATCCACGCCCAGCTGGGCAGCAGCGACTACTGGCGCCTGCGCATCGGCATAGGCCACCCGGGCGTCAAGGGCGAGGTGATCCACTGGGTGCTGAAAAAGCCCGCGCCCGATCAACGCCAGCTGATCGAGGACAGCATCGCCCATTCGCTCAAGGCCTACCCCACCATGCTGGCCGGCGACATGGACAAGGCCACGCTGCTGGTGCACACCACCAAGCCGCCGCGCCCCAAGCCACCCCGGCCCTCCGCCGCACCCGACGGCGCCGTTTAA
- a CDS encoding 50S ribosomal protein L25/general stress protein Ctc: MQFVAFERAKQGTGASRRLRISGKAPGIVYGGAAEPQMIEIDHNALWHALKKEAFHSSILDMELNGQTSKVLLRDVQYHPFKQQVLHVDFQRVDEKTRVHLKVPLHYEGLEGSQAVKVEGCTVTQLIHEVDVMCMPSQLPEFLTVDLSALTSKSVLGLQSLKVPHGVQLVVRGSNKNPALVSIKLPEVVVEAAAAAPAAAPAKKGKK; encoded by the coding sequence ATGCAATTCGTCGCTTTTGAGCGCGCCAAGCAAGGTACGGGTGCGAGCCGCCGTCTGCGCATTTCCGGCAAGGCCCCCGGCATCGTCTACGGTGGCGCCGCCGAACCCCAGATGATCGAGATCGATCACAACGCCCTGTGGCACGCCCTGAAGAAGGAAGCCTTCCACTCCAGCATCCTGGACATGGAACTCAACGGCCAGACCAGCAAGGTGCTGCTGCGTGACGTGCAGTACCACCCCTTCAAGCAGCAGGTGCTGCATGTGGACTTCCAGCGCGTGGACGAGAAGACCCGCGTGCACCTGAAGGTGCCGCTGCACTACGAAGGCCTGGAAGGCTCGCAGGCCGTGAAGGTTGAAGGCTGCACCGTCACCCAGTTGATCCACGAAGTGGACGTGATGTGCATGCCCTCGCAGCTGCCCGAGTTCCTGACCGTGGACCTGAGCGCTCTGACCTCCAAGTCGGTTCTGGGCCTGCAATCGCTGAAGGTGCCCCATGGCGTGCAGCTGGTGGTGCGTGGCTCGAACAAGAACCCCGCCCTGGTGTCCATCAAGCTGCCCGAAGTGGTGGTCGAAGCGGCCGCCGCCGCACCGGCAGCGGCTCCCGCCAAGAAGGGCAAGAAGTAA
- a CDS encoding ribose-phosphate pyrophosphokinase: MQTNSQDFVVFTGNANSALAAEIAKHLGTTLGAVDVGRFSDGEVTVEIKQSVRARDVFVVQPTCAPTNENLMELLIMVDALKRASAERITAVIPYFGYARQDRRPRSTRVPISAKVVANMLQAVGVARVLTMDLHADQIQGFFDIPVDNIYASPVLLGDLNQKKYENLMVVSPDVGGVVRARALAKQLGCDLAIIDKRRPKANVSEVMHVIGDIEGRNCVIMDDMIDTAGTLVKAAEVLKERGANNVYAYCTHPIFSGPAIDRITNGAALDEVVVTNTIPLSDNAKGCSKIRQLSVAPLIAETIQRISTGESVSSLFSD; encoded by the coding sequence ATGCAAACCAACTCCCAAGATTTCGTGGTGTTCACGGGCAACGCCAATTCCGCTTTGGCCGCCGAAATCGCCAAGCACCTCGGCACCACATTGGGTGCTGTCGATGTCGGGCGTTTTTCCGACGGTGAGGTCACGGTCGAGATCAAGCAAAGCGTGCGCGCACGCGATGTTTTCGTGGTCCAGCCGACCTGCGCGCCGACCAACGAAAACCTGATGGAGCTGCTGATCATGGTCGATGCGCTCAAGCGCGCCTCGGCCGAACGCATCACCGCCGTGATTCCCTATTTTGGCTATGCCCGCCAGGACCGCCGTCCGCGCTCCACGCGCGTGCCCATCTCGGCCAAGGTGGTGGCCAACATGCTGCAGGCCGTGGGCGTGGCCCGGGTGCTGACCATGGACTTGCACGCCGACCAGATCCAGGGTTTCTTCGACATTCCCGTGGACAACATCTACGCCTCGCCGGTGCTGCTGGGCGACCTGAACCAGAAGAAGTACGAGAACCTGATGGTCGTCAGCCCCGACGTCGGTGGCGTGGTGCGCGCGCGCGCGCTGGCCAAGCAGCTTGGCTGCGACCTGGCCATCATCGACAAGCGCCGCCCCAAGGCGAATGTGTCCGAGGTCATGCATGTCATCGGCGACATCGAAGGCCGCAACTGCGTGATCATGGACGACATGATCGACACCGCCGGCACGCTGGTGAAAGCGGCCGAGGTGCTCAAGGAACGCGGCGCCAACAACGTGTACGCCTATTGCACGCACCCCATCTTCTCCGGCCCGGCCATCGATCGCATCACCAACGGCGCGGCGCTGGACGAGGTGGTCGTCACCAACACCATCCCCTTGAGCGACAACGCCAAGGGGTGCAGCAAGATTCGCCAGCTCTCCGTGGCGCCGCTGATCGCCGAGACGATTCAGCGCATTTCCACGGGCGAGTCGGTATCGAGCCTGTTCTCGGACTGA
- the ispE gene encoding 4-(cytidine 5'-diphospho)-2-C-methyl-D-erythritol kinase yields the protein MQALYDVPAPAKLNLFLHITGRRPDGYHLLQSVFMLIDWCDTLHFDLRQDGGVTREDLTQPLPPDDLVLRAARALQAATGCRLGAHIGVHKRVPAQAGLGGGSSDAASTLLALNRLWKLQLPRSQLQAIGLTLGADVPFFLCGGNAWVEGIGDIIAPLELEHALPGARFAVVKPAAGLETKAIFSHPLLKRDCASATIQGFAAAHYQFGSNALQPVAQTLCPEIGQAIDWLASKGLQGRMTGSGSAVFAPIAQSVDLQDAPPTWQVKMCNNMRLHPLTEWASDGEIKG from the coding sequence ATGCAAGCCCTGTACGACGTGCCGGCACCGGCCAAGCTGAATCTGTTTCTGCACATCACCGGCAGGCGGCCCGATGGCTATCACCTGCTGCAATCGGTGTTCATGCTCATCGACTGGTGCGACACCCTGCATTTCGATTTGCGCCAGGACGGCGGCGTCACGCGCGAGGACCTCACACAACCCCTGCCGCCTGACGACTTGGTGCTGCGCGCGGCACGCGCGCTACAGGCTGCCACCGGCTGCCGCCTGGGCGCGCATATCGGCGTGCACAAACGCGTGCCGGCCCAGGCCGGGCTGGGCGGCGGCTCGTCGGACGCGGCCAGCACGCTGCTGGCACTCAACCGCCTGTGGAAGCTGCAACTGCCGCGCAGCCAGTTGCAGGCCATAGGCCTGACGCTGGGCGCGGACGTGCCCTTCTTTCTGTGCGGCGGCAACGCCTGGGTGGAGGGTATAGGCGACATCATTGCCCCCCTTGAACTGGAGCACGCCTTGCCAGGCGCGCGCTTCGCAGTCGTCAAGCCCGCGGCCGGGCTGGAGACCAAGGCCATTTTTTCGCATCCACTGCTAAAACGCGATTGCGCTTCTGCTACAATTCAAGGCTTTGCTGCAGCACACTACCAGTTTGGTAGCAACGCCTTGCAGCCGGTAGCGCAAACTCTGTGCCCCGAGATTGGCCAGGCCATTGACTGGCTGGCATCCAAGGGCTTACAAGGGCGCATGACCGGTTCTGGAAGCGCGGTGTTTGCACCAATTGCACAGTCGGTTGATTTGCAGGACGCGCCGCCAACATGGCAAGTCAAAATGTGCAATAATATGCGGCTTCATCCGTTGACGGAATGGGCTTCAGATGGAGAGATCAAGGGTTGA
- a CDS encoding outer membrane lipoprotein LolB, with protein MPGAVSERPQRGRLLLAALGAALLGACAQPPRPASGAADHWSGRLALQIEDASAQSFSAGFELQGSPDAGALTLFNPLGNIIAELQWTPGRAILNNGGEQRQSASLQTLVQALTGSELPIAALFGWLKGEPVQAAGWQADLSALDKGRLTATRHQPAPQAVLRVILSL; from the coding sequence TTGCCAGGAGCCGTCAGCGAACGCCCGCAACGCGGCCGGCTGCTGCTCGCCGCACTGGGCGCCGCACTGCTCGGCGCCTGCGCCCAGCCGCCCCGCCCTGCCAGCGGCGCGGCCGACCACTGGAGCGGGCGCCTGGCCCTGCAGATCGAGGACGCCAGCGCACAGTCATTCAGCGCCGGCTTTGAACTCCAGGGCAGTCCCGATGCGGGAGCGCTGACCCTGTTCAACCCGCTGGGCAACATCATCGCCGAGCTGCAATGGACGCCTGGTCGCGCCATTCTCAACAATGGCGGCGAGCAACGGCAATCCGCCTCGCTGCAGACCCTGGTGCAGGCGCTGACGGGCAGCGAACTGCCCATCGCCGCGCTGTTTGGCTGGCTCAAGGGCGAACCAGTGCAGGCTGCCGGCTGGCAGGCGGACTTGAGCGCACTGGACAAGGGCCGCCTGACCGCCACGCGCCACCAGCCCGCGCCGCAGGCCGTGCTGCGCGTGATCCTGAGTCTTTGA
- a CDS encoding tetratricopeptide repeat protein, whose translation MDYYGPMELLQRFRFAAFVLATAAATWPALAQTQAHATPESEEEDSDDANAALTAELFYELLLGEMTASSGDPGTGYNLILDAARRSRDGRLYRRATEIALQARSGESALAAARAWQQALPQSREANRYLLRILVALNRIGESAAPLRQELANAPTRDRIANIRALPLLYARASDKALAARVVRQALEDELSHPAAGPAAWVAIGRMYFAADDKARTLEATGNALALDANDEGAAMLALQLMEAGVAEAEPLLSRYLTGKPLPEVRLAYARMLLESQRLSDAQAQVQAVTREHPDMAEAWLIQATLDLQTGRLAEAESAVQQFTRLQDGLPASEQRKHALTQSYLLQAQIAEKRGNFALAESWLNRIEDAAERLPVQGRRATLLARQGRLAEARALIRATPAKGADDERLKLQAEVQLLREVGEYQQAYELQAKVVAMAPQDNDLVYDQAMLADKAGKPQEMERLLRSIIARKPDYHHALNALGFSLADRGVRLQEARTLIMKALEYAPEDPFITDSLGWVEFRLGNRKEALAILERAFKRQQDVEIAAHLGEVLWSLGQRERALAIWREGLRINQDNSTLKDTLKRLGAQP comes from the coding sequence ATGGATTATTATGGGCCGATGGAGCTACTACAGCGTTTCAGGTTTGCCGCCTTCGTTCTTGCGACCGCGGCAGCCACATGGCCGGCACTGGCCCAGACCCAGGCCCACGCCACGCCAGAATCCGAAGAAGAGGACAGCGACGACGCCAACGCCGCCCTCACGGCAGAGCTGTTTTACGAGCTGCTGCTCGGTGAGATGACGGCCAGCTCGGGCGACCCCGGCACGGGCTACAACCTGATACTGGACGCTGCCCGGCGCAGCCGCGATGGCCGGCTGTACCGCCGCGCCACCGAGATCGCGCTGCAGGCACGCTCGGGCGAATCTGCCCTGGCCGCGGCCCGTGCCTGGCAACAGGCGCTGCCGCAGTCGCGCGAGGCCAATCGCTACCTGCTGCGCATCCTGGTGGCACTCAACCGCATAGGCGAAAGTGCCGCGCCATTGCGCCAGGAGCTGGCCAACGCCCCGACGCGCGACCGGATCGCCAACATCCGCGCCCTGCCCCTGCTGTATGCGCGCGCCAGCGACAAGGCGCTGGCCGCACGCGTGGTGCGCCAGGCCCTGGAGGACGAGCTGAGTCATCCAGCCGCCGGGCCGGCCGCCTGGGTCGCCATCGGGCGCATGTATTTCGCCGCGGATGACAAGGCCCGCACACTGGAGGCCACCGGCAATGCGCTGGCACTGGACGCCAACGACGAAGGCGCGGCCATGCTGGCGCTGCAGCTGATGGAGGCCGGCGTCGCAGAGGCCGAGCCCCTGCTGTCGCGCTACCTGACAGGCAAACCCCTGCCCGAGGTGCGCCTGGCCTATGCGCGCATGCTGCTCGAGTCGCAGCGCCTGAGCGACGCCCAGGCCCAGGTCCAGGCCGTCACGCGCGAGCATCCCGACATGGCCGAGGCCTGGCTCATCCAGGCCACGCTGGATCTGCAGACCGGCCGCCTGGCCGAGGCCGAGTCTGCCGTGCAGCAGTTCACCAGGCTGCAGGACGGGCTGCCAGCCAGCGAGCAACGCAAACACGCCCTGACCCAGTCCTACCTGCTGCAGGCCCAGATCGCCGAAAAGCGCGGCAACTTTGCGCTTGCCGAAAGCTGGCTGAACCGCATCGAGGATGCGGCCGAGCGCCTGCCCGTGCAGGGCCGGCGCGCCACGCTGCTGGCGCGCCAGGGCCGCCTGGCCGAGGCGCGCGCCCTGATCCGCGCCACGCCCGCCAAGGGCGCCGACGACGAGCGCCTGAAGCTGCAGGCCGAGGTGCAGCTGCTGCGCGAAGTGGGCGAGTACCAGCAGGCCTATGAACTGCAGGCCAAGGTTGTGGCCATGGCGCCGCAGGACAACGACCTGGTTTATGACCAGGCCATGCTGGCCGACAAGGCCGGCAAGCCCCAGGAGATGGAGCGGCTGCTGCGCAGCATCATCGCGCGCAAGCCGGACTACCACCATGCACTCAACGCCCTTGGGTTTTCGCTTGCCGATCGCGGCGTGCGACTGCAGGAAGCCAGGACGCTGATCATGAAGGCCCTGGAATACGCACCCGAAGATCCCTTCATCACCGACAGCCTGGGCTGGGTGGAGTTTCGCCTGGGCAACCGCAAGGAGGCGCTGGCCATTCTGGAGCGCGCCTTCAAGAGACAGCAGGACGTGGAGATCGCCGCCCACCTGGGCGAGGTGCTGTGGAGCCTGGGCCAGCGCGAGCGCGCCCTGGCCATCTGGCGCGAGGGTCTGCGCATCAACCAGGACAACAGCACGCTCAAGGACACGCTCAAGCGCCTGGGAGCGCAGCCTTGA
- the mutM gene encoding bifunctional DNA-formamidopyrimidine glycosylase/DNA-(apurinic or apyrimidinic site) lyase gives MPELPEVEVTRRSFADAIAGATIAALVLGKPLRWPLGVEPQALVGQRVVAVRRRGKYLLLDLQDGLLLIHLGMSGSLRFASGLPQRGPHDHFDMETDRGTLRLHDPRRFGAVVWAASEEHPHARKLLAGLGVEPLGEDFDFAAFHAGLRASRMPIKQLLLAGRLVVGVGNIYTSEVLFLAGIRPTTRASSIGPQRARRLHGAIREVLAQAVQLGGSTLRDFSSADGSAGHFQLQAHVYGREGQPCRLCATPVRMLRQGQRSSYFCPRCQRP, from the coding sequence ATGCCTGAGCTACCCGAGGTCGAGGTCACAAGGCGCAGTTTTGCCGACGCGATTGCGGGGGCAACGATAGCTGCGCTGGTGTTGGGCAAGCCGCTGCGCTGGCCCCTGGGGGTGGAGCCGCAGGCCCTGGTGGGGCAGCGCGTTGTGGCGGTGCGCCGGCGCGGCAAGTATCTGCTGCTGGATCTGCAGGACGGGCTGTTGCTGATCCACCTGGGCATGTCGGGCAGCCTGCGCTTTGCAAGCGGCCTGCCGCAGCGGGGGCCGCACGACCATTTCGACATGGAGACCGATCGCGGCACCCTGCGGCTGCATGACCCGCGCCGCTTTGGCGCGGTGGTCTGGGCCGCGAGCGAAGAGCATCCGCATGCGCGCAAGCTGCTCGCGGGCCTGGGAGTGGAGCCCCTGGGCGAAGACTTTGACTTCGCCGCCTTTCATGCCGGGCTGCGTGCCAGCCGCATGCCCATCAAGCAGCTGCTGCTGGCGGGCAGGCTGGTCGTGGGGGTGGGCAATATCTATACGTCGGAGGTGCTGTTCCTGGCCGGCATCCGGCCGACGACGCGCGCCAGCAGCATAGGGCCGCAGCGCGCGCGGCGCCTGCATGGCGCCATTCGCGAGGTGCTGGCGCAGGCCGTGCAGCTGGGCGGCAGCACGCTGCGGGATTTTTCCAGCGCCGACGGCAGCGCCGGGCATTTCCAGCTGCAGGCCCATGTCTACGGGCGCGAAGGCCAGCCGTGCAGGCTGTGCGCAACCCCTGTGCGCATGTTGCGCCAGGGTCAGCGCAGCAGCTATTTTTGCCCGCGTTGCCAGCGTCCTTAA